From the genome of Methylocystis echinoides:
AATTCACCACCGGCTCCTCGATCATGCCGCAGAAGCGCAATCCGGACGCAGCGGAGCTGGTGCGCGGCAAGTCGGGCCGCATCATCGGGGCGCTGCAGGCGCTGCTCATCGTGATGAAGGGCCTGCCGCTCGCCTATTCCAAGGACATGCAGGAAGATAAGGAAGGCGCCTTCGATTCGCTCGACTCTCTGTCGCTCTGCATCGCCGCCATGGCCGGCATGGCGCGCGACATGAAGGTCGACCGCGCCCGCATGAAGGCGGCGGCGGGCGCCGGCTTCGCCACGGCGACCGATCTCGCCGACTGGCTCGTGCGCCGTTTGAACCTGCCCTTCCGCGAGGCGCATCATGTGACGGGCCGCGTCGTCGCGCTCGCCGAAGGACGCGGCGTCGGCCTCGAAGAGTTGACGCTCGCCGACCTGCGGAGCGTCGAGCCGCGCATGACGCAGGAGGTCTTCGACGTGCTCGGCGTCGAGAAATCGGTTGCAAGCCGCGTGAGCTACGGGGGCACGGCGCCGGACAATGTCCGCCGCGCCGCGCAGGGCTGGCTCGACCGCCTCGAGGGCGCGGCATGAGCGAGGACGGACCGCGCCTCGCTCTGGCGACCCCGCCGCTCGCCGAGGCGCGCGACTTTCTGCCGGCGCTCGACAGCGCGCTGTCGGCCGGCGACGTCGCCTCTCTGCTCATCCGCTTCGCGGCCGACGATCCGCGCCGCAATGAGGAGATCGCGCGCGCTCTTGCCCCGCCGGCGCAGGAAAAGGGCGTCGCCGTTCTGGTCGAGGGATCGGCGACCGTGGCGCTGCGCGCCAAGGCGGACGGCGCGCAGATTGCGGGCGGCGGCGACGCGCTCGCGGACGCGGTCAAGAAGCTCTCGCCCAAATATATCGTCGGCGCCGCCGAACTGGCGCTGCGCGACGACGCGATGCGCGCCGGCGAACTCGGCGTCGATTACGTGCTTTTCGAGGAGGACGACCTCGCGGCGCTCATCGAGCGCGTCGCCTGGTGGGCCGAGCTTTTCAACACGCCCTGCGTCGCCCGCGCCGCCACGCTCGACGCGGTCGCGCCGCTCGTCGAGGCAGGCGCCGATTTCGTGCTGCTGGACGACGCCGTCTGGACCGACAGCCGCGGCCCGGCCGCCGCCGTCGCGCAGGCGCTGGCCGCAATCCAACAGGCGGAGGCGAAGCGATGACGGAGAGCGTGAAGACGAGCGGCGCGGCGCTGGCGCTGATCGCCGCCCTTCTGCTTACCCCCGCGGCCGCGAAGGAAGGCGAACCCCAGCCGCCCGCGCCAGCCAGTCCGGCGCGCGATCTCGCTTTCGGCGCCTATCAGCGCGGCGACTACAAGGCCGCGATGACCGAGGCGAAGAAGCGCGTCGACGCCAATCCGAAGGACGCCGCGGCGCTGACCCTGATCGGCCGGCTCTATCTCGAGGGCTCGGGCGTCAAGCGCGACATGAAACAGGCAATGGACTGGTTCCGGCGCGGCGCCGACGCGGGCGACGCCGAGGCCGCCTATCTCTATGGCGTCGCCACGCTCGAGGGCATCGACGTTCCAAAGGACCGCGCCCGCGCCCACCTCTATCTCGAAAAGGCCGGCGTCCACGACCATGCGGCGGCGCTGCATCTCCTGGGCGAGATGGCGCTCGAAAACGACGGCAAGGACCCCGACTTCGCGCAGGCGACGAACTTCTTCAAGAGGGCCTCCGCCGCCGGCAGCGCCGACGCCGATTATGCCCTGGGCGTGCTCTACAAGACCGGCAAGGGCGTCGAAAAGAACGACCAGGAGGCGGCGGCCTGGTTCAAGCGCGCCGCCGACGTCGGCCTCTCCCCGGCGATGGTCGAATACGCCATCCTGCAGTTCAACGGGACGGGCGTGACGCGCGACAAGGTCGCCGCGGTCGATCTGTTGCGCAAGGCGGCGCTGAAGGGCAACGCCGTGGCGCAGAACCGGCTGGCGCATCTTTACGCCGAGGGAATCGGCGTCGACGTCGACCTCGCGCAGGGGAAGGAGTGGCGCGACCGGGCGAAAGCGTCGGGCCTGAACGACCCCTCGCTCGATTTCCTCTCCAACGCCCCCGCTCCCCAAACGCCGGCGGCCCCCAAGGCTCCGCCCGCGGCGCCCGCCGCGACGAAATGACGGCGGCTCGAGGGAGCGGCGCGGCCCGGCGCATGGCGGCCTTTCTGCGCCGTTTCGTCAAGCCGCGCCTGGAGCTTCTCATCCGCCGCGCTCAGGTCGCGGAGCGCTTCGCCGCGCAGTTTTTTGCGCAGCAATCGGCGCCCTTCGCTCCAGAAATTCCGGGCGAGTGGATCGAAGCCGGCAGGAGCGCCGCCGCGACGCTCGTCTATCTTCACGGCGGCGGCTTTCTCCTCGGCTCGCCGCGCGCCTTCCATTATGTGTCCAAGGGCTTCGCGCGGGCGGGCTTCGACGTTTTCGCGCCGGCCTACCGGCTGGCCCCCGACCATGTCTTCCCGGCGGCGCTCGACGACGTTTTCCGCGCCTATCAGGCGCTTCTCGCCGCACGGCCGGGCCCGCTCGTTCTGGTCGGCGATTCAGCCGGCGGCGGCCTCGCGCTCTCGCTGATGCTGAAGGCGCGCGACGCGGGATTGCCGTTGCCAAAAGCCGCGGCGCTGTTCTCGCCCTGGACCGACCTTGCCGCGACCGGCGCCTCGACCCGGGAGAACGAGGACAAGGACGCCCTTTTCACGCGGCGCCTGATCCAGCTCGGCGCGCGCGCGGCGCTGGGGCGCACGAGCGCCAGAAATCCGCTGGCCTCTCCGCTCTACGCCGATCTTTCTGGCCTGCCGCCCCTGCTCGTCCATGCGGGGGCCGACGAGGCGCTGCGCGACGATTCCACGCGGCTCGTCGCCCGCGCCCGCGCCGCGGGGGTCGAGGCGGCGCTCGAGCTGTGGCCCGACGTGCCGCATGGCTGGCAGCTCATGGGCGTCATCCCGGAGGGGAAAGAATCGCGCGACAAGGCGATCGCCTTCTTGAAGGCGCGGCTCGCCTCCGATCAGACCGCGATGGCCGACTGAACGCCCTGGCGGCCGAAACGGGCCGCTGCGACGCTTGCGCCAGGCGGGGCGGGATGAGGCCCTACTCCACCTTCTCGCCGGGATACACCCCCCAGAGATTTTCCTGCTGCATGTAGCCGTCGAAGTCCTTGCCGGCCAGACGGCACCATGCGCCGTCGCAGCCGCGCAAGGAGCCGATCACGTTGGGGGCGAGCTTGGCGACCGGCGTCGTATGGTTGGTGGCGAAAAGCGTCTGCGGCTCTTTCTTCCAGGGCGCGACCAGAGCGGTTCGGCGGCCCGAAAGCAGCGAGTGCAGCACCCAGCCCTCGGAGCCTTCCGAGTCCCGAATCTTGCGCCAGGTCTCGAATTCGGCGGTGATCTCAACGGGCAGGCCGGCGCGCTGATAGATCCAGACCGTGGGGTGCTCCTTGCTCGGTCCCTCGCGCACGTTGACGCGGTCGGATTTGAGGCTGACGTAACGCGGGATGGGCAGATTGCTCACGGGCCCCTTTTGCGGCTCCTGCGCCCGCGCCGAAGCCGCAAATATGAGCAAAATGAGCCCGAACGCCGCGCAGGGGCCAGTCAATGTTATGCTGTCGAGATGCCGCATGGGGGAAGTGCCGCTCGTCTTGTCTTTGGCCCGCCATCTGCTAGGAAACGAAAAACGCAGCGTCGGGCGGCGTATTGGTTTTGTCGCCCATCGTCGTTAAGACCGGGTTGAGACGTAAACCGACTCAAACGCCGGCCCAGGCGATGAGAGCTTGTAGCGAAGTTTATGGATTTTCGCCAAGAAAGTGCGAGCCGAAGGGACGAAGCGCAACATGCCTAAGAAAAAGCCGCTCGTTGTGGTGACGCGCCGACTGCCCGAGGTGATCGAGACCCGCATGTGCGAGCTGTTCGACACGCGGCTCAACGAGAGCGACAAGCCCCTCACCCATGACGAACTCGCCGAGGCGATGCGCACCGCCGAAGTGCTGGTGCCGACGATCACCGACCGGATCGATTCGAGCCTGATCGCCCAGGCCGGCGAGCAGATGAAGCTCATCGCCAATTTCGGCAATGGCGTCGACAATATCGACGTCGCTTCGGCTCTCGGCCGCTCCATCACCGTGACCAATACGCCGGGCGTCCTGACCGAGGACACGGCCGACATGACCATGGCGCTGATTCTCTCGGTCGCCCGTCGCCTGGTCGAGGGCGCGCGCGCCATTCCGGAGGGCTCGTGGTCCGGCTGGTCGCCGACCTGGATGCTCGGCCATCGGATCACGGGCAAGCGGCTGGGCATCGTCGGCATGGGCCGGATCGGCCAGGCGCTGGCGCGCCGCGCCAAGGCTTTCGGCCTGTCGATCCACTACCACAACCGCCGCCGCGCCGCAGCCGAGATCGAGGAGCAGCTCGAGGCGACCTATTGGGAGTCGCTCGACCAGATGCTGGCGCGCGTCGACATCGTTTCGATCCATTGCCCGCACACCCCCGCCACCTATCACCTGCTGTCGGCGCGTCGCCTGAAGCATCTGCGGCCGCATGCAATTCTCGTGAACACGGCGCGCGGCGAGATCGTCGACGAAAACGCGCTGGTGCGTATGCTCGAGGCCAATGAAATGGCCGGCGCGGGGCTCGACGTCTTCGAACATGAGCCGGCCGTCTCGCCCAAGCTCCTCAAGCTCGCCCAGGCCGGCAAGGTCACGCTGCTGCCGCACATGGGCTCGGCGACCATCGAAGGCCGCGTCGACATGGGCGAGAAGGTCATCATCAACATCAAGACCTTCATGGACGGGCATCGTCCGCCCGACCGCGTGCTACCCAGCATGTTGTGATAAAGCGCGGAAGGCTTTAGCGTCTCGACCGCCCGCGCGGACCCCCGCGCCGGAGCCCGGGAGAAATCAGTCAAAAATCAGCGCGCCCGCCGCTTTCGTCACGCGGCAAGACGGCGCGCGAGGGAGACCCAAGAAATGAACAAGCCTTTCTCGATCCTCGCTCTCGCCCTCGGCGTCGCGATGGTCGCCGCGCCGGCCCACGCCAAGAAGAAAGCCCAGCCCGCGGAAGAAAGCCAGGGACAGGAACAGCAGCAGCAGGACGAGGGCAACAAGGAGACGGGGGGCATTCCCCGCTATGTGCCTTTCCCACACAACCGCAACTTCGTCCTGAAGGAAATCAACGGCAAGGCGCCGCCGGTCGAGATCTGGATCAACATCGACTCGACGGGCCGGGCCAACGGTTTCTCAGGCTGCAAGAACTGGTCGGGCGTCTTCGTGATCGGCCCCGACCGCCTGGGCCCGAGGGCCATGCCGGCTGTCAACGAACGCCAATGCGACGGCGCCCTCGCCGGGATCGAGCGCGACCTCTGGGGCGTGCTGCTC
Proteins encoded in this window:
- a CDS encoding thiamine phosphate synthase; the protein is MSEDGPRLALATPPLAEARDFLPALDSALSAGDVASLLIRFAADDPRRNEEIARALAPPAQEKGVAVLVEGSATVALRAKADGAQIAGGGDALADAVKKLSPKYIVGAAELALRDDAMRAGELGVDYVLFEEDDLAALIERVAWWAELFNTPCVARAATLDAVAPLVEAGADFVLLDDAVWTDSRGPAAAVAQALAAIQQAEAKR
- a CDS encoding tetratricopeptide repeat protein — protein: MTESVKTSGAALALIAALLLTPAAAKEGEPQPPAPASPARDLAFGAYQRGDYKAAMTEAKKRVDANPKDAAALTLIGRLYLEGSGVKRDMKQAMDWFRRGADAGDAEAAYLYGVATLEGIDVPKDRARAHLYLEKAGVHDHAAALHLLGEMALENDGKDPDFAQATNFFKRASAAGSADADYALGVLYKTGKGVEKNDQEAAAWFKRAADVGLSPAMVEYAILQFNGTGVTRDKVAAVDLLRKAALKGNAVAQNRLAHLYAEGIGVDVDLAQGKEWRDRAKASGLNDPSLDFLSNAPAPQTPAAPKAPPAAPAATK
- a CDS encoding alpha/beta hydrolase, which codes for MAAFLRRFVKPRLELLIRRAQVAERFAAQFFAQQSAPFAPEIPGEWIEAGRSAAATLVYLHGGGFLLGSPRAFHYVSKGFARAGFDVFAPAYRLAPDHVFPAALDDVFRAYQALLAARPGPLVLVGDSAGGGLALSLMLKARDAGLPLPKAAALFSPWTDLAATGASTRENEDKDALFTRRLIQLGARAALGRTSARNPLASPLYADLSGLPPLLVHAGADEALRDDSTRLVARARAAGVEAALELWPDVPHGWQLMGVIPEGKESRDKAIAFLKARLASDQTAMAD
- a CDS encoding SH3 domain-containing protein; amino-acid sequence: MRHLDSITLTGPCAAFGLILLIFAASARAQEPQKGPVSNLPIPRYVSLKSDRVNVREGPSKEHPTVWIYQRAGLPVEITAEFETWRKIRDSEGSEGWVLHSLLSGRRTALVAPWKKEPQTLFATNHTTPVAKLAPNVIGSLRGCDGAWCRLAGKDFDGYMQQENLWGVYPGEKVE
- a CDS encoding D-glycerate dehydrogenase; amino-acid sequence: MPKKKPLVVVTRRLPEVIETRMCELFDTRLNESDKPLTHDELAEAMRTAEVLVPTITDRIDSSLIAQAGEQMKLIANFGNGVDNIDVASALGRSITVTNTPGVLTEDTADMTMALILSVARRLVEGARAIPEGSWSGWSPTWMLGHRITGKRLGIVGMGRIGQALARRAKAFGLSIHYHNRRRAAAEIEEQLEATYWESLDQMLARVDIVSIHCPHTPATYHLLSARRLKHLRPHAILVNTARGEIVDENALVRMLEANEMAGAGLDVFEHEPAVSPKLLKLAQAGKVTLLPHMGSATIEGRVDMGEKVIINIKTFMDGHRPPDRVLPSML
- a CDS encoding META domain-containing protein yields the protein MNKPFSILALALGVAMVAAPAHAKKKAQPAEESQGQEQQQQDEGNKETGGIPRYVPFPHNRNFVLKEINGKAPPVEIWINIDSTGRANGFSGCKNWSGVFVIGPDRLGPRAMPAVNERQCDGALAGIERDLWGVLLSGPYWDVKGDDLTLRGYKGGVLKFQRSL